In a single window of the Aridibaculum aurantiacum genome:
- a CDS encoding right-handed parallel beta-helix repeat-containing protein: protein MQKTFLNRHYCAAFSLFLFFSTLVTAVHATDRHVPTIDYPTIQAAINASVAGDVIMVAAGFYNEKVIINKSLTLQGENEATTIIDGTSLLTGSGVRIGNGITNVTIRNFTIQNHLGNGANQFAGIYAASQNHNLVIEHCTIKNNEKSSGIYAGGPVNNVDIDYVTVHGHLNSARGIVIWNGLKSNITITNCEVFNNACCGVELSDGTASAVNISNNKIYNNADNGLGLVGLSGSVGSNLISNNIITNNGRFGMEIKLPNGGTTISGNTITRTVAISTVATGTEPAKGEFRDIAGIAVYRRGWVAGNNNVDIPTGVKVLNNTVSGYQQPSSSEGFGIVIEGTNHIVQGNNISGCDVGIQQQAGHLPYANSTNVDGDQNNLADAYFGRGNSPMTCGNTTDGNVLSGNGTDTRNVGSVGGLGFVTNTNTGETFCSIQAAVNDAQTANGHTIQATSGTYNEQVSINKSLTVKGIGATKPVVDFTGTPSLARLTLFQVTVPNVTIDNFEFKVDLSRVGSAVVASSANVNNIVISNNQVKPYRSSASYTSYGLRNAFNINHGTYRNAGTSVTGIMVTNNEVSFSDAGNPIIPATSPANETAGFRAAVAVDQGSGIFENNNFKSINHDVQVRFTSIGDVLVANNRCNGGGVEIAEYNAGAGLTTISGNTFNSAFANTSAPNTAVLRFKNNQSNRPVVVTGNTINGAEWGVSMENFRNILLQNNEFTPLPNSTSFHHLTINTKTISTNSASIDQTQISADIKNNVFKGSGVPGGTAIGFYNHNTDNASFGAFNINNNSYDNNLNKYIFTDEQTGSSTGSTFPNYNAVIAPTATNPTGPLTTMAPWSASVNAECNWYGTTDATSIDAKVSDVVDHEPWLTSGTDNSSNIGFQPAANTCNGTTTDNDGDGVPAGTDCDDQDPNVGGPSYPYYVDADGDGYGAGDAVMHCSSTAPAGYSDNNLDANDTDGKQMVYVCHNGKTMVVNANSLQAHLAHDDQAGECSASRVAPGQLNLVLAEEAKTVSVYPSPTRGQVNIQLPTLKSSKAEIVIMNSSGIIVERRAVKAIGQVERFDLSRNGAGMYFIKVVSEEGVKNLKVIVQR from the coding sequence ATGCAAAAAACTTTTCTCAACAGGCACTATTGTGCCGCATTCAGTTTATTTCTATTCTTTTCCACGTTAGTAACCGCAGTTCATGCTACAGACAGACACGTTCCTACAATAGATTATCCAACAATCCAGGCTGCAATAAATGCATCGGTTGCAGGTGATGTAATTATGGTCGCTGCAGGTTTTTATAATGAAAAAGTAATCATCAATAAATCTTTGACTCTTCAAGGAGAGAATGAGGCGACAACAATCATAGATGGTACTAGTCTTCTCACCGGATCTGGTGTTCGCATTGGCAATGGGATTACTAATGTAACGATTAGGAATTTCACCATCCAGAATCATCTTGGAAATGGTGCTAATCAATTTGCAGGTATCTATGCTGCTTCACAAAACCACAATCTTGTAATTGAACATTGCACTATAAAAAATAATGAAAAATCATCAGGAATCTATGCAGGAGGCCCAGTTAACAATGTAGACATTGATTATGTTACTGTTCATGGACATCTTAACAGTGCTAGAGGCATTGTAATATGGAACGGGTTAAAAAGTAACATCACCATTACAAATTGCGAAGTATTTAATAATGCTTGTTGTGGAGTTGAATTATCTGACGGTACAGCCTCAGCAGTCAATATTTCTAATAATAAGATTTATAACAATGCGGATAATGGTTTGGGCCTTGTTGGTTTGAGCGGAAGTGTTGGATCAAATTTAATTTCCAATAACATTATTACCAACAATGGACGTTTCGGTATGGAGATAAAGCTGCCAAATGGCGGAACTACTATTTCTGGAAATACAATCACTCGTACAGTAGCAATAAGTACAGTAGCAACAGGTACAGAACCAGCAAAAGGCGAATTTCGTGATATTGCCGGAATCGCAGTCTATCGCAGAGGTTGGGTTGCTGGCAATAATAATGTGGACATACCTACTGGAGTTAAAGTTTTGAATAATACAGTATCAGGCTATCAACAGCCTTCATCAAGTGAAGGCTTTGGTATCGTGATAGAAGGTACAAATCACATAGTACAGGGAAATAATATTTCTGGTTGCGATGTAGGTATACAACAGCAAGCAGGTCATCTTCCCTACGCGAACTCCACTAATGTGGATGGAGATCAAAACAATTTGGCTGACGCCTATTTTGGTCGAGGTAATTCACCAATGACATGTGGCAATACCACTGATGGAAATGTATTATCAGGTAATGGCACCGATACAAGAAATGTAGGTTCAGTAGGTGGATTGGGTTTTGTCACAAATACTAATACCGGTGAAACATTTTGTTCAATACAAGCAGCTGTAAATGACGCGCAAACTGCAAACGGACATACCATTCAAGCAACGTCAGGAACATATAATGAGCAGGTTTCAATAAATAAATCATTAACAGTTAAAGGAATTGGTGCAACTAAACCTGTTGTTGATTTCACAGGAACTCCTTCTTTAGCCAGGTTAACATTATTTCAAGTAACAGTACCTAATGTTACAATTGACAACTTTGAATTTAAAGTAGATTTATCGAGAGTCGGTAGTGCAGTAGTAGCTAGTTCTGCTAATGTCAACAACATTGTAATTAGCAACAACCAAGTAAAACCTTACAGAAGTTCTGCCTCGTATACTTCATATGGATTAAGAAACGCTTTTAATATTAACCACGGCACTTATAGGAATGCAGGAACATCAGTAACTGGTATCATGGTGACAAATAATGAGGTAAGCTTTTCTGATGCAGGAAACCCTATAATTCCTGCAACTTCCCCTGCAAACGAAACAGCCGGCTTCCGTGCAGCAGTCGCTGTTGATCAGGGTTCAGGGATATTTGAAAATAACAACTTTAAGTCGATCAATCACGATGTTCAGGTTAGATTTACCAGCATTGGAGATGTTTTAGTTGCTAATAATAGATGTAATGGAGGTGGAGTAGAAATAGCTGAATATAATGCAGGAGCAGGCTTAACTACTATTTCTGGTAACACTTTCAACTCTGCTTTTGCCAATACTTCAGCTCCTAACACAGCAGTACTTAGGTTTAAAAATAATCAAAGCAATCGTCCCGTTGTAGTGACTGGAAACACGATCAATGGAGCTGAGTGGGGTGTAAGTATGGAGAACTTCAGGAACATCTTACTTCAAAATAATGAGTTCACTCCATTGCCTAATTCTACATCATTCCACCATCTAACAATTAATACAAAAACTATCAGTACCAATTCAGCTTCTATTGATCAGACGCAGATTTCTGCTGATATTAAAAACAATGTGTTCAAAGGTTCAGGAGTTCCAGGCGGAACAGCTATAGGTTTTTATAATCATAATACTGATAATGCCAGCTTTGGAGCATTCAATATCAATAACAACAGCTATGATAATAATTTGAATAAGTACATTTTTACTGATGAACAAACAGGATCAAGTACTGGTTCAACTTTTCCCAATTACAATGCTGTAATTGCTCCAACAGCGACTAACCCAACCGGACCACTTACTACAATGGCGCCTTGGTCAGCGTCAGTGAATGCAGAATGTAACTGGTATGGAACAACAGATGCTACCTCGATTGATGCAAAAGTTTCTGATGTCGTTGATCATGAGCCTTGGTTAACCAGCGGTACTGATAACTCTTCTAATATCGGCTTCCAACCTGCAGCTAATACCTGCAATGGAACAACAACTGATAATGATGGTGATGGAGTTCCTGCTGGTACAGATTGTGATGACCAGGATCCAAATGTGGGAGGACCTTCTTATCCTTATTATGTAGATGCTGATGGTGACGGTTACGGTGCCGGTGATGCAGTGATGCATTGTTCTTCAACTGCACCAGCAGGTTACTCTGACAATAATTTGGACGCAAATGACACTGATGGCAAGCAAATGGTTTACGTATGTCACAATGGAAAAACTATGGTGGTGAACGCAAATTCTTTGCAAGCGCACCTGGCTCATGACGATCAGGCTGGTGAGTGCTCTGCTTCGCGAGTTGCACCAGGCCAACTGAATCTTGTTCTAGCCGAAGAAGCAAAAACTGTTTCAGTTTATCCATCTCCAACACGTGGACAAGTGAATATTCAACTTCCAACACTTAAATCATCCAAAGCAGAAATTGTTATAATGAACTCCAGTGGAATTATTGTTGAGAGGAGAGCTGTGAAAGCAATTGGCCAAGTAGAGAGGTTTGATTTAAGCAGAAACGGAGCGGGTATGTACTTTATCAAAGTTGTTTCTGAAGAAGGTGTAAAAAACTTAAAAGTGATCGTACAACGATAA
- the treF gene encoding alpha,alpha-trehalase TreF translates to MKPIETPPIYNVVPAILPPDQLFGPLFHDVQMKPVFPDSITFADCFPKRSPEEILSLYEIEKHKQNFDLADFVAEYFHIPEPIKTDYESNQQLPVTEHIQQLWPLLTRTSQQNCSMLPVPKPYIVPGGRFRGLYYWDSYFTMLGLKIAGQHELIREMVHNFAYLIDAYGHIPNANRSYYLTRSQPPFFALMVSLLAEIDVPEVLTNYLPHMQKEYNYWMDGYFRLCDKETSFRRVAILPCGSILNRYWDDLPAPRPESYHEDVELAHNCAPGGVAPGKLYSHIRAACESGWDFSCRWFKDADRMETIHTTDIIPVDLNCLLYDLELTLAKAYDQSSFSEPCTYFLQKAEKRKKAIIKYCWNEDEQFFMDYDLALDKSTKVMSLAGLFPLFFKLATNEQAHHVHEHITKSFLKHGGVVSSLYESGQQWDSPNGWAPLQYITYVALRNYDFHDTAEELKSRWLVLNDKVFKETGKMMEKYNVVDIDLPAGGGEYPNQDGFGWTNGIYLWMKEN, encoded by the coding sequence ATGAAGCCGATAGAAACGCCGCCGATATATAATGTGGTACCAGCCATATTGCCGCCCGACCAGTTGTTTGGACCATTATTCCACGATGTTCAGATGAAACCGGTTTTTCCTGATTCCATCACATTTGCAGATTGTTTTCCAAAGCGTTCCCCGGAGGAGATACTCAGCTTATACGAGATCGAAAAACACAAGCAGAACTTTGACCTCGCTGATTTTGTTGCAGAGTATTTTCATATCCCGGAGCCGATAAAAACAGATTATGAAAGTAACCAGCAACTACCGGTTACGGAACATATACAGCAGCTTTGGCCATTGCTCACCCGCACCTCGCAACAGAATTGCTCTATGCTGCCTGTTCCAAAGCCATATATCGTTCCCGGCGGTCGTTTCAGGGGTTTGTATTATTGGGATAGCTATTTCACCATGCTGGGTCTAAAAATCGCAGGTCAGCATGAACTAATTAGAGAGATGGTTCACAACTTTGCTTACCTGATTGATGCGTATGGCCATATTCCAAATGCCAATCGTAGTTATTACCTCACCCGTTCTCAGCCTCCTTTTTTCGCATTGATGGTAAGTCTTCTTGCCGAGATAGATGTACCGGAAGTATTGACAAATTACCTTCCGCACATGCAAAAAGAATACAACTATTGGATGGATGGATATTTCCGTCTTTGTGATAAGGAAACTTCTTTTCGACGGGTAGCCATATTGCCTTGTGGAAGCATACTGAACCGTTATTGGGATGATCTGCCTGCCCCTCGTCCGGAGTCTTATCATGAAGATGTTGAACTGGCGCATAATTGTGCCCCTGGTGGTGTGGCTCCCGGCAAACTCTACAGTCATATACGTGCAGCCTGTGAGTCTGGTTGGGACTTTTCGTGCCGATGGTTCAAGGATGCAGATCGTATGGAGACCATTCATACAACTGATATCATACCTGTTGATTTAAATTGTTTGCTATACGATCTTGAACTGACCTTAGCTAAAGCCTATGATCAAAGTTCATTTTCAGAACCATGTACCTATTTCCTTCAAAAGGCGGAGAAGCGAAAAAAAGCCATCATCAAATACTGCTGGAACGAGGATGAACAGTTTTTTATGGATTATGATCTGGCATTAGATAAATCAACAAAAGTGATGTCGCTGGCTGGATTGTTTCCGTTGTTTTTTAAATTAGCCACCAATGAACAGGCACATCATGTTCATGAGCATATTACCAAAAGCTTTTTAAAACACGGAGGTGTAGTTTCATCGCTTTACGAGAGTGGACAACAATGGGACAGTCCCAACGGCTGGGCTCCGCTGCAATACATCACTTATGTAGCACTCCGCAATTATGATTTTCATGATACTGCTGAAGAACTGAAAAGTAGATGGTTAGTGCTGAATGATAAAGTATTTAAAGAAACGGGTAAGATGATGGAGAAGTACAATGTTGTAGATATTGATCTTCCCGCCGGTGGGGGAGAGTATCCAAACCAGGATGGCTTTGGCTGGACCAACGGCATATACCTGTGGATGAAGGAGAATTGA
- a CDS encoding MgtC/SapB family protein: MDEQSMDLTAPTANHLIQLSICIGIGFLIGLERTFSKQVQEGEEEFAGLRTFTLVAVFGYISAFLSAQLGTWLYAVAFASMVALVIVSYFKTSTTTHNMGGTSEVATILTFLLGALVFLNHVLLALIITVITLLLLAYKPTLHVFVKKLSREELLAIIKFVIMSALVIPFLPDTNFGPYSVWNLKDIWKMVILVSGTSLVGYLIAKVIGNKGTVVAGVVGGLVSSTAVTLTFSRRSKQASEQAAFYFALAIICACTIMFARILFEVYVVNRQLAAELWIPMTILTATGFGAAFLIFRGKKGKQEAESVPLSNPLNLGTAIKFALFFAGIMLLVKYTSENFGNSGTYIAGAISGITDVDAITLSMAKMAKGGDNNQIAINTILIAALSNSLVKFGIVMIVGSKPLVKIAAIGFISIFVVGGAYFLINLFLL, from the coding sequence ATGGATGAACAATCAATGGATTTAACGGCACCTACTGCCAATCATCTTATTCAACTTTCTATCTGTATAGGAATAGGTTTTCTTATTGGCCTCGAACGCACCTTTTCAAAACAAGTACAAGAAGGCGAAGAAGAATTTGCGGGTTTGCGTACGTTCACGCTGGTAGCTGTTTTTGGCTATATCTCCGCCTTTCTTTCTGCGCAGCTTGGTACATGGTTGTATGCAGTTGCATTTGCATCAATGGTTGCGCTTGTCATTGTTTCATATTTCAAAACATCTACTACGACACACAACATGGGTGGCACTTCTGAAGTGGCCACCATACTTACCTTTCTTCTTGGAGCGCTTGTATTTCTAAATCATGTACTGCTCGCACTTATCATTACAGTTATTACACTGCTACTATTGGCATACAAGCCTACACTGCATGTATTTGTAAAAAAGCTGTCACGTGAGGAACTGCTTGCCATCATCAAGTTCGTCATCATGTCGGCACTAGTCATTCCGTTTCTACCGGATACCAACTTTGGACCTTATAGTGTCTGGAACCTGAAGGACATTTGGAAGATGGTAATATTGGTTTCGGGAACGAGCCTTGTTGGTTACCTTATAGCAAAAGTTATTGGCAACAAAGGCACAGTGGTTGCCGGTGTAGTGGGTGGCCTGGTTTCAAGTACCGCTGTTACACTTACATTTTCGCGGCGAAGTAAACAAGCATCAGAACAAGCCGCTTTTTATTTTGCGCTGGCAATTATTTGTGCATGTACCATCATGTTTGCGCGCATACTTTTCGAGGTGTACGTTGTTAATCGTCAACTGGCTGCAGAGTTATGGATTCCTATGACCATACTTACTGCTACTGGTTTTGGAGCAGCCTTCCTTATTTTCAGGGGTAAAAAAGGTAAACAGGAAGCAGAATCAGTACCATTAAGCAATCCGCTCAACTTGGGTACTGCTATTAAATTCGCATTATTTTTTGCAGGCATCATGCTACTGGTGAAATACACCAGCGAAAATTTTGGCAATAGCGGTACTTACATCGCAGGTGCTATTTCAGGCATTACAGATGTAGACGCAATCACTTTATCGATGGCCAAAATGGCAAAGGGAGGCGATAACAATCAAATTGCTATTAATACCATTTTAATTGCGGCACTCTCAAATTCATTAGTCAAATTTGGCATTGTAATGATTGTAGGAAGTAAACCATTGGTTAAGATAGCTGCTATTGGTTTTATTTCCATCTTTGTGGTTGGAGGTGCCTATTTTCTCATTAATCTATTCTTGTTGTAA
- a CDS encoding AEC family transporter, translating to MSNFILIFICLFSGMLMKRWGKLPPLSHRSINAWIIYIGLPAIAFRYLPYIQWSRNMLIPAISPVVIWICAWVYIRMYAKLTALDRKTEGGLKLGAGLSNTSFVGFPLIIAYFGEEYLSIGVICDQVTYCLLSTAGIIVAIYSSKRDALSVKSLLRRLLVFPPFIATVLALSVCRLIDMDPLLPLLNSLGSIVAPLALFSIGLQLQFSGWKKEIRHIGTVLLYKLAIAPAIVLTLLVLLQAKGPVPQVTAFEAAMPSFVSSAIVAEQYDLNPRLLNQVIGVSILIGLVTTGVWYVVIRHFL from the coding sequence TTGAGCAACTTCATCCTGATCTTCATTTGTTTGTTTTCCGGTATGCTGATGAAGCGCTGGGGTAAGTTGCCGCCTCTCTCTCATAGATCCATCAATGCCTGGATCATCTACATAGGATTGCCTGCTATAGCTTTCAGGTATCTACCCTACATACAGTGGAGCAGGAACATGTTGATACCAGCCATCAGCCCTGTTGTTATATGGATATGTGCATGGGTCTACATCAGGATGTATGCAAAGCTTACAGCCTTAGATAGAAAAACAGAAGGTGGACTGAAGCTTGGCGCAGGCTTAAGTAACACATCCTTTGTTGGCTTCCCATTGATCATCGCTTATTTCGGGGAAGAATATTTGTCAATAGGTGTGATCTGCGACCAGGTAACTTATTGTTTACTGTCTACAGCCGGTATCATAGTAGCCATTTATTCTTCTAAAAGAGACGCTTTATCAGTCAAAAGTTTGCTTAGGAGACTGCTGGTATTTCCTCCATTTATTGCTACCGTATTGGCATTGTCAGTTTGCAGGTTGATCGATATGGATCCGCTACTTCCATTACTCAATTCATTGGGCAGTATTGTTGCTCCGTTGGCATTATTTTCCATCGGACTTCAACTTCAGTTTAGTGGTTGGAAAAAAGAAATAAGACATATTGGAACGGTACTGCTATATAAACTGGCCATTGCGCCAGCCATCGTTCTTACACTGCTGGTATTGCTGCAAGCAAAAGGACCGGTGCCACAGGTGACCGCTTTTGAAGCAGCCATGCCGAGCTTTGTTTCTTCAGCAATTGTTGCAGAGCAGTATGATCTTAATCCAAGGCTGCTCAACCAGGTGATTGGTGTGAGCATCTTAATTGGATTAGTAACTACTGGAGTGTGGTATGTTGTAATCCGGCATTTTCTATGA
- a CDS encoding YdeI/OmpD-associated family protein: protein MDTLLSPGVLHEVPEDMESSLKADAELINQWNKLTPIQRNEWICWVTIVKKSETRQEHIKRMVEELKEGKRKPCCWPGCPHRRPSAQKWFKSANPKD, encoded by the coding sequence ATGGATACACTACTTTCACCTGGAGTTTTGCACGAAGTACCGGAGGATATGGAAAGCTCTTTGAAAGCTGATGCTGAATTGATCAATCAATGGAACAAGCTTACTCCTATTCAACGAAACGAGTGGATATGTTGGGTTACTATTGTCAAAAAATCAGAAACAAGACAGGAGCATATTAAGCGTATGGTGGAAGAACTAAAAGAAGGTAAACGCAAACCTTGTTGCTGGCCCGGCTGTCCTCATCGCAGACCTTCGGCGCAGAAGTGGTTTAAGAGCGCTAATCCTAAAGATTAA
- a CDS encoding S9 family peptidase — MKNWLLLLTLLCNMGIAQQKTIYPGDNLIVEGIPVIPASIAEEVKQYSESRTATMCSWHPVRKEMLISTRFGNVPQLHQVRMPMGSRRQLTIFDEPITTAIYQPVKGDYFIFNKDIGGNEFSQLYRYDLASGNVTLLTDGGRSQNSGIVWSNKGDRIAYGSTRRNGTDRDIYLMVPANKASDKLLTQMQGGGWAAVDWSPNDDKLLVLEYVSVNESHLWLIDVATGNKTALTDRTRKGVALGGGLFDKTGKGLNFVTDQDNEFSRLAYMDLASKKVSFITTPIKWNVESYDLSKDGKHLAFIVNNAGSSELYLLNTSNNTYKKVTTLPVGMYTRLTFHHNSTDLALSVNSAQSATDVYVLNTATGKAERWTESEMGGIMREQLRMPSMISWKSFDGQEITGIYYKPAAKFNGKRPVIINIHGGPESQSRPVFQGASNYYLNELGVAIIYSNVRGSTGYGKSFVAADNGNKREESVQDIGALLDWVEKQPELDADRVMVTGGSYGGYMTLAVSTHYPEKIRCAIDVVGISNFNTFLKNTESYRRDLRRAEYGDERDPEMAAFFERTAPLNNIQKIKKPLFIVQGGNDPRVPRTEATQMVEKLKQNGNVVWYLEAKDEGHGFAKKNNADFQRYATIMFMKQYLLK, encoded by the coding sequence ATGAAAAATTGGCTACTGCTACTCACATTGTTGTGCAACATGGGGATTGCACAACAAAAAACCATCTATCCCGGCGACAATTTAATTGTTGAAGGTATTCCTGTTATCCCCGCATCTATTGCTGAAGAGGTAAAACAATACTCAGAGTCGCGCACCGCTACGATGTGTAGCTGGCATCCTGTGCGAAAAGAAATGCTGATCTCTACGCGGTTTGGCAACGTACCACAGTTGCACCAAGTGCGTATGCCGATGGGTTCACGCAGGCAGCTTACTATTTTTGACGAACCCATCACCACTGCAATATACCAGCCGGTAAAAGGCGACTATTTTATTTTCAACAAAGACATTGGCGGCAATGAATTTTCGCAACTGTACCGATACGACCTCGCCAGCGGTAATGTGACGCTACTTACAGATGGCGGCAGGTCGCAAAATAGCGGCATCGTGTGGAGCAATAAAGGTGACCGCATCGCATACGGCTCTACCCGCCGAAATGGCACAGACCGCGACATCTATTTGATGGTTCCTGCAAACAAAGCAAGCGACAAACTGCTCACACAAATGCAAGGTGGTGGCTGGGCCGCGGTAGACTGGTCACCGAATGACGACAAGCTATTGGTGCTGGAATATGTATCCGTCAACGAAAGCCATCTCTGGCTGATAGATGTAGCTACAGGCAACAAAACAGCGCTTACCGATCGCACAAGAAAAGGTGTAGCATTGGGTGGTGGCTTGTTTGACAAAACTGGCAAAGGACTAAACTTTGTAACCGACCAGGACAACGAGTTTTCACGGTTGGCTTACATGGATCTTGCGTCAAAAAAAGTTAGTTTCATAACCACACCTATCAAATGGAATGTCGAGAGTTACGACTTATCGAAAGACGGGAAGCACTTAGCCTTCATAGTGAACAATGCGGGAAGCTCAGAGCTTTACCTTCTGAACACGTCTAACAACACTTACAAGAAGGTGACGACGCTGCCGGTGGGCATGTATACACGCTTAACTTTTCACCACAACAGCACAGACCTTGCCCTCTCTGTAAACTCCGCACAATCGGCAACAGATGTATACGTCCTGAACACTGCCACAGGAAAAGCGGAAAGATGGACAGAAAGTGAAATGGGCGGCATTATGCGTGAGCAACTGCGTATGCCATCGATGATTAGCTGGAAGAGCTTTGACGGCCAGGAGATCACAGGCATTTATTATAAACCGGCAGCAAAATTTAACGGCAAGAGACCAGTTATCATCAACATACATGGTGGCCCGGAGTCGCAGTCGCGGCCGGTGTTCCAGGGTGCAAGCAACTATTACCTGAACGAGCTGGGCGTAGCTATCATATATTCAAATGTTCGCGGATCCACTGGCTATGGTAAATCATTTGTAGCAGCAGATAATGGTAATAAGCGGGAGGAGTCGGTACAGGATATTGGGGCATTGCTTGACTGGGTGGAAAAACAACCAGAATTGGATGCCGACAGGGTGATGGTAACAGGCGGCAGCTATGGCGGCTACATGACGCTTGCCGTGTCTACACACTACCCAGAGAAGATAAGATGCGCGATAGACGTAGTGGGCATTTCTAATTTCAACACGTTTTTGAAGAACACCGAAAGCTACCGCCGCGACCTGCGCCGGGCAGAATATGGCGATGAACGCGATCCTGAAATGGCGGCCTTCTTCGAACGTACTGCACCGCTCAATAACATTCAAAAGATCAAAAAGCCTTTGTTCATCGTGCAGGGAGGCAACGACCCCCGGGTGCCACGTACAGAAGCCACGCAAATGGTGGAGAAGTTAAAGCAAAATGGCAACGTAGTATGGTACCTTGAAGCGAAGGATGAAGGACATGGCTTCGCCAAAAAGAACAACGCAGACTTCCAGCGATATGCAACGATCATGTTTATGAAGCAATACTTGCTTAAGTAA
- a CDS encoding serine hydrolase, with protein MKKQLYTTIKKFFVSGLFVILFYQSSAQGFSTQTDQQLKAVLQQFYDPSMVGGISVAIKVDGVAMWQGVVGYASQNTDVGFPQPPVEVLEAGDAFRMYSVTKTFTASLVLELARQKVFNLDDQITKWVPVSALQAQGLNTNVTIRQLLAHESGYSDYVTNPAILAAVGLDLSRVWQPLEILPFVSQNTITARQYSSTNYILLGHIIEQATGQTVQQLFRTRFIQPLQLQSVYLDVREQKPAGLTLASPHENLQLFGVPLPVPVVANVGVFPFTAIGSLAFTGGGMIGNAADMAEWGNSLYGGRVIHKKSLDAMISSISNTPDADDDYLGYGIFSNNKVSTTERFYGHNGSGPGYRALMWYQPDRKMTIAILSNTSQVDVWPLAKALFEALPVFMCGNKDDKLVVCQNGIERCIARAAAGNAVRNGAVLGGCDASGRDAFTQVSPANHQLAMQANLKLYPNPAKDVAMLQINAVSAGDALVNIYDLSGRHITTVFNGRLVQGETKQLRLDTRKMSNGVYLVNIVTAAGTSQHKLIVNR; from the coding sequence ATGAAAAAGCAATTGTACACAACAATCAAGAAGTTCTTTGTAAGTGGATTATTCGTCATCCTGTTTTACCAATCGTCTGCACAAGGATTTTCTACTCAAACTGATCAGCAATTAAAGGCCGTGCTACAGCAATTTTATGATCCGTCTATGGTTGGAGGAATCTCTGTTGCTATAAAAGTTGACGGGGTTGCTATGTGGCAGGGCGTAGTAGGCTATGCTTCACAAAACACTGATGTAGGATTTCCTCAGCCACCCGTAGAAGTTTTAGAGGCTGGTGATGCGTTCAGGATGTATAGCGTCACTAAAACCTTTACTGCTTCACTTGTCCTGGAACTTGCTCGCCAAAAGGTTTTTAACCTGGATGATCAAATAACCAAATGGGTACCTGTGAGTGCGTTGCAGGCACAGGGCCTGAACACCAATGTTACCATCAGGCAATTGCTGGCGCATGAATCAGGTTATAGCGACTATGTTACGAACCCGGCCATTCTTGCTGCCGTAGGTTTAGATTTGAGTAGGGTATGGCAGCCACTTGAGATACTGCCATTCGTTAGCCAGAACACGATCACTGCCCGGCAGTACTCTAGTACGAATTACATTTTGCTGGGTCATATTATTGAGCAGGCAACAGGGCAAACTGTTCAGCAGCTTTTCAGGACCAGGTTTATTCAGCCACTCCAACTGCAGTCTGTTTATCTTGATGTAAGAGAGCAAAAGCCGGCAGGTCTAACGCTTGCAAGTCCTCATGAAAATCTTCAACTGTTTGGAGTTCCACTTCCTGTACCTGTAGTTGCCAATGTAGGAGTATTTCCATTTACAGCCATTGGTTCATTGGCTTTTACCGGTGGCGGAATGATAGGAAATGCTGCAGACATGGCAGAGTGGGGTAATAGCCTGTATGGCGGCAGGGTTATTCACAAGAAATCGCTGGACGCCATGATCAGTTCTATCAGCAACACGCCCGATGCAGATGATGATTACCTGGGCTATGGCATATTCTCCAACAACAAAGTAAGCACCACCGAACGGTTCTATGGCCACAATGGAAGCGGTCCCGGCTACAGGGCATTAATGTGGTACCAACCCGACAGGAAGATGACCATCGCCATCTTAAGCAATACATCGCAGGTAGATGTGTGGCCTCTTGCCAAAGCCCTGTTTGAAGCGCTGCCTGTATTCATGTGTGGAAACAAAGATGATAAGCTGGTGGTATGTCAAAACGGAATAGAGCGTTGCATAGCAAGGGCTGCTGCAGGCAATGCAGTTCGCAATGGCGCTGTGCTTGGTGGTTGTGACGCATCAGGAAGAGATGCCTTTACGCAGGTTTCACCTGCAAACCATCAGCTAGCTATGCAAGCAAACTTGAAGCTATATCCAAACCCTGCAAAAGATGTGGCTATGTTGCAGATAAATGCAGTGAGCGCTGGTGATGCATTGGTTAACATCTACGACCTGAGCGGAAGGCATATAACAACGGTCTTCAATGGACGGCTTGTACAGGGAGAGACGAAACAACTAAGGCTAGACACAAGAAAAATGAGCAATGGTGTCTACCTGGTAAATATTGTAACTGCTGCCGGAACAAGCCAGCATAAGCTAATTGTAAACAGGTAA